The proteins below are encoded in one region of Apium graveolens cultivar Ventura chromosome 4, ASM990537v1, whole genome shotgun sequence:
- the LOC141716642 gene encoding uncharacterized protein LOC141716642 → MFLARIFGRTLCTAAKSESSAAAAAAASTARMGHNPLEEFFETDRSPDEDKPVVYGRSWKASELRLKSWDDLHKLWYVLLKEKNMLMTQRQMLNSQNLRFPNPERIPKVRKSMCRIKHVLTERAIEDPDPRRSSEMKRLINAL, encoded by the exons ATGTTTTTGGCAAGAATATTTGGGAGGACACTTTGCACTGCTGCTAAATCCGAAAGTTCAGCTGCGGCAGCTGCTGCTGCTTCTACGGCTAGGATGGGGCATAACCCGCTTGAGGAGTTTTTTGAGACTGATAGAAGCCCGGACGAGGACAAGCCTGTTGTCTATG GTCGGAGTTGGAAGGCTTCCGAACTACGTTTAAAGTCTTGGGATGATCTTCACAAACTATGGTATGTTTTGCTGAAGGAGAAAAACATGTTGATGACTCAGCGTCAGATGCTTAATTCACAGAATTTACGGTTTCCCAATCCAGAACGTATTCCCAAG GTAAGGAAGTCCATGTGTCGGATCAAGCATGTACTAACTGAGAGAGCGATTGAAGATCCAGATCCGAGGAGATCTTCTGAAATGAAAAGGCTAATAAATGCTCTGTGA
- the LOC141718285 gene encoding uncharacterized protein LOC141718285 — protein MGHNSGRKRIQVLPNAITEINMGDRACIRDLAVQLKVSSTTANRMIKRGLIKPHTNPLHPALKEANLFQMVEWVLNLLMGDTPTIKRQYYLMFNFIHIDEKWFYLSKKSQRVYLERNEKGKYRATKSSKFIHKVMFTAAVARPRYNAENECTFDGKIGIFPFTYQEPAKRASKYRAKGTVITKIVESVGKKETRNMLINDIIPAIMQKWPASEGHKTIYIQ, from the coding sequence ATGGGTCATAACTCAGGGAGAAAAAGAATACAGGTGCTACCTAATGCAATAACTGAGATAAACATGGGGGACAGAGCATGCATAAGAGACTTGGCAGTACAACTGAAAGTTTCTTCAACTACAGCAAACAGAATGATAAAGAGGGGACTCATTAAACCTCATACAAACCCTTTACATCCTGCTTTGAAAGAGGCAAATCTATTTCAAATGGTTGAATGGGTTCTAAATTTGCTAATGGGAGACACACCAACAATAAAGAGACAATATTATCTCATGTTCAACTTCATACACATTGATGAGAAATGGTTTTATCTAAGCAAAAAATCACAGAGGGTTTACCTGGAAAGAAATGAAAAAGGCAAATACAGGGCAACCAAGTCAAGCAAATTCATACATAAAGTTATGTTCACAGCAGCTGTAGCAAGACCAAGATATAATGCAGAAAATGAGTGTACCTTTGATGGAAAAATAGGCATCTTCCCATTCACTTACCAAGAACCAGCCAAGAGGGCATCCAAATACAGAGCCAAGGGGACAGTTATCACCAAGATAGTTGAATCAGTGGGGAAAAAGGAAACAAGGAACATGTTAATCAATGATATTATACCAGCAATCATGCAGAAATGGCCAGCAAGTGAAGGTCATAAAACTATATACATACAGTAA
- the LOC141717672 gene encoding protease Do-like 9, producing the protein MGPGRKRKTQSPKTLDPQNDTVFPVNKIEPIHPTTATNNHPIRRRGRPRNPPQPQTSEPTQLSSPKRQLIDSNGNGAVHNNLTEWDNVSKVVPSMEAVVKVFCVHTDPNFSLPWQRKRQFSSSSSGFVIGGRRVLTNAHSVEHHTQVKLKKRGSDTKYLATVLAIGTECDIAMLTVADDEFWEGVSPVEFGDLPTLQDAVTVVGYPIGGDTISVTSGVVSRIEILSYAHVSTELLGLQIDAAINSGNSGGPAFNDRGLCVGIAFQSLKHEDAENIGYVIPTPVIRHFIQDYEKNGGYTGFPLLGIEWQKMENPDLRMSVGMKSNQKGVRIKRIDPTAPAFQVLKPSDIILSFDGVDIANDGTVPFRHGERIGFSYLVSQKYTGECAAIKVLRNSETLTFDIKLESHRKLIPAHNKGRPPSYYIIAGFVFTTVSVPYLRSEYGKDYDLEAPVKLLDKLLHEMPQFPDEQIVVISQVLVADINIGYEDIVNTQVLAFNGQPVKNLKSLASMVENCDAEFLKFDLEYEQIVVLQTKTAKAATLDILTTHCIPSAMSDDLK; encoded by the exons ATGGGTCCGGGCCGGAAACGCAAAACCCAATCCCCTAAAACCCTAGACCCCCAAAACGACACCGTTTTCCCTGTCAACAAAATCGAACCAATCCACCCCACCACCGCCACCAACAACCACCCAATTCGCCGGCGCGGCCGTCCGCGTAACCCCCCACAACCCCAAACCTCCGAGCCCACTCAACTCTCTTCTCCAAAACGACAATTAATTGACTCAAACGGCAATGGAGCAGTTCACAACAATCTAACTGAGTGGGACAATGTCTCGAAAGTTGTTCCGTCGATGGAAGCGGTGGTTAAGGTGTTTTGCGTGCACACTGATCCTAATTTCTCGCTTCCGTGGCAGCGAAAGAGGCAGTTTAGTTCTAGTAGTAGCGGGTTTGTTATTGGTGGGAGGAGAGTTTTGACGAATGCGCATTCTGTTGAGCATCATACGCAGGTTAAGTTGAAGAAACGCGGCTCGGATACTAAGTATTTAGCTACCGTGCTTGCTATTGGGACTGAATGCGATATCG CTATGCTTACCGTGGCTGATGATGAGTTCTGGGAAGGGGTGTCGCCGGTGGAATTTGGGGATTTACCTACACTTCAAGATGCAGTGACAGTTGTGGGTTACCCAATTGGTGGAGATACGATATCTGTTACAAGTGGAGTGGTTTCACGCATAGAGATTTTATCATATGCGCATGTGTCCACTGAGCTTCTTGGACTGCAG ATTGATGCAGCTATCAACTCTGGGAATTCTGGTGGACCTGCCTTCAATGACAGGGGTTTGTGTGTGGGTATTGCTTTTCAATCCCTTAAACATGAAGATGCTGAGAATATAGGATATGTCATTCCAACACCAGTCATCAGGCACTTCATCCAAGATTATGAGAAAAATGGAGGATATACTG GCTTCCCTCTTCTTGGGATTGAATGGCAGAAGATGGAAAATCCAGATCTGCGCATGTCAGTAGGGATGAAATCTAATCAAAAGGGTGTTCGAATAAAAAGAATTGATCCGACTGCACCAGCATTTCAAGTTTTAAAGCCATCAGATATCATACTAAGTTTTGATGGGGTTGATATTGCTAATGATGGGACAG TTCCTTTTAGGCATGGAGAGAGAATAGGTTTTAGTTATCTCGTTTCACAGAAATATACGGGAGAATGTGCAGCAATCAAAGTTCTGCGCAACTCTGAAACACTTACATTTGATATCAAACTTGAGTCGCACAGAAAGTTGATTCCAGCTCACAACAAAGGAAGACCCCCTTCGTATTACATTATTGCAGGATTTGTTTTTACAACCGTATCAGTTCCATATCTTCGTTCTGAG TATGGAAAGGACTATGATCTCGAAGCTCCAGTCAAGTTGTTAGACAAGCTTTTACACGAAATGCCTCAATTTCCTGATGAACAGATTGTTGTGATTTCTCAG GTGCTCGTTGCTGATATTAATATTGGATATGAGGACATTGTCAACACCCAG GTTCTTGCTTTTAACGGTCAACCTGTGAAGAATCTAAAGAGCTTGGCCAGCATGGTAGAGAATTGTGATGCTGAATTTTTGAAATTCGATTTGGAATACGAGCAG ATTGTTGTCCTTCAGACAAAGACAGCGAAAGCGGCGACCTTAGACATCCTAACGACACATTGTATACCCTCAGCCATGTCTGACGATCTTAAGTGA
- the LOC141718287 gene encoding inactive leucine-rich repeat receptor-like serine/threonine-protein kinase At1g60630 — MSFFPLALVFVSFVLFPMASSEEQDVITALVEFMAKLSPGNVQRDLNFGWNDTSNPCTDKWEGVTCDTSLNFVKKIVLDEYNLTGVLDAESLCQTSTLLVLSLVKNNIAGELGEEISGCKNLTHLYLSDNRFSGSIPDSVSELSNLKRFNVSHNNFTGELPDMSKVTGLLSYLAENNQFTGGIPQLEFSNLVELNVSNNNLSGPIPDVAVRLGNRSFLGNPGLCGKPLSNVCPIVSPPPGKGSQSSLSQFLMYSGYAVLALIVVLFVAFIMVKKRKSKNKVKISPREVRRDDSDATTTNFMTGGNRSEFSLTSAETGSAASSLVVVSTPMVNGMKFDDLLRAPAELLGRGKHGSLYKVTPNGGVNLVVKRIKDWPITKDDFKKKMQRVGQVLHPKVLPIVAYYCSKEEKLLVYEYQRNGSLFRILHGLHNGQMLNWGSRLNMAASISEALAFMHEELGDDGIAHGNLKSSNIMLNEDMEACISEYGLMVVHMETKTKANNIQTDSPDVGHPYTFKNDINSFGEILLELLTGQVAQNRGPDLARWVHSVAKEEWMVQVFDKSLAAEGASEERIVNLLQVALKCINVLPDARPNMNQVADMINSIKEEEERSISC; from the exons ATGTCATTTTTCCCTCTAGCATTAGTTTTTGTTTCGTTCGTACTCTTCCCGATGGCCAGCTCAGAAGAACAGGATGTCATAACAGCGTTAGTTGAATTCATGGCAAAACTTTCTCCTGGCAATGTTCAAAGAGATTTGAATTTCGGATGGAATGATACTTCCAACCCCTGCACGGATAAGTGGGAAGGGGTTACTTGTGATACTAGCTTAAATTTCGTGAAAAAGATTGTTCTTGATGAGTATAATCTTACTGGAGTGCTTGATGCTGAGTCTCTTTGCCAGACTAGTACACTTCTTGTTTTGAGCCTTGTTAAAAACAATATTGCTGGAGAATTAGGAGAAGAAATATCAGGCTGCAAAAACCTGACTCACTTGTATTTAAGTGACAATCGTTTTTCGGGATCAATTCCTGATTCTGTCTCCGAGTTGAGTAATCTGAAAAGGTTTAATGTATCACATAACAACTTCACTGGAGAGTTGCCTGATATGTCAAAGGTAACTGGCTTGTTAAGTTATCTGGCTGAAAACAATCAGTTTACTGGAGGGATACCTCAACTGGAGTTTTCGAATTTAGTAGAACTCAATGTCTCTAATAACAATCTTAGTGGCCCAATTCCTGATGTTGCTGTTCGTCTCGGCAACAGAAGCTTTTTAGGTAATCCTGGATTGTGTGGAAAGCCACTTTCAAACGTATGTCCAATTGTTTCTCCCCCGCCTGGAAAGGGATCGCAATCTTCATTGAGTCAGTTTCTTATGTACTCTGGCTACGCTGTTCTTGCGTTGATTGTAGTGCTTTTCGTTGCTTTCATTATGGTCAAGAAAAGGAAATCTAAGAATAAGGTTAAGATCTCTCCAAGGGAAGTAAGGAGAGATGATAGTGATGCTACTACCACTAATTTTATGACAGGAGGAAATAGGTCCGAATTTTCACTGACATCTGCTGAAACGGGAAGTGCTGCATCATCCCTAGTTGTGGTTTCTACTCCAATGGTGAATGGGATGAAATTTGATGATCTACTTCGAGCTCCAGCAGAATTACTTGGACGAGGGAAACATGGAAGCCTCTACAAAGTCACGCCTAATGGTGGCGTGAACCTGGTTGTAAAGAGGATCAAGGACTGGCCGATTACTAAAGACGACTTCAAGAAGAAAATGCAGAGGGTTGGCCAAGTGTTACATCCAAAAGTACTCCCAATTGTTGCCTATTATTGCTCCAAGGAAGAGAAGCTCTTAGTTTATGAATATCAGCGAAATGGAAGTCTCTTCAGAATCCTTCACG GTTTACACAATGGGCAAATGCTCAACTGGGGAAGCAGACTAAACATGGCCGCTAGCATTTCTGAGGCCCTGGCTTTCATGCACGAGGAGCTCGGTGATGATGGAATAGCTCATGGCAATCTGAAATCATCCAACATCATGCTGAATGAGGATATGGAAGCATGCATTAGTGAATACGGCCTAATGGTAGTTCAcatggaaaccaaaacaaaagcCAACAACATACAAACTGATAGTCCTGATGTCGGTCATCCATACACCTTCAAGAATGACATCAATAGCTTCGGTGAAATTCTTCTAGAACTGCTAACAGGACAAGTAGCTCAAAATAGAGGGCCTGATTTGGCTAGATGGGTACATTCAGTGGcaaaagaagaatggatggtTCAAGTATTCGACAAGTCCCTCGCTGCAGAAGGTGCTAGTGAAGAAAGGATCGTAAATCTCTTGCAGGTCGCCCTAAAGTGCATAAATGTTTTGCCAGATGCCAGGCCAAATATGAATCAAGTTGCAGACATGATCAACTCtataaaggaagaagaagaaagatCCATTAGCTGTTAA
- the LOC141718288 gene encoding uncharacterized protein LOC141718288 codes for MAMNSHEFSSIDIESVEEDAQSEMIFAKRRCCFCLPYLNSPEKSSPAAGSRWWSKSRSSESEDGIWTRGINSVKKVREWSEIVAGPKWKTFIRRFNRSNNKSSLGSSKSSKFQYDPLSYALNFDEGPGTNGDSDQVDDYLFRNFSSRYANVVKGGSVEDVKDAKNLI; via the coding sequence ATGGCGATGAATAGCCATGAATTTTCATCTATAGATATAGAATCAGTTGAAGAAGATGCACAATCGGAGATGATCTTCGCTAAACGGCGCTGTTGTTTCTGCTTACCGTACTTGAACTCGCCGGAAAAATCATCTCCGGCCGCCGGAAGTCGGTGGTGGAGCAAATCCCGGTCATCGGAAAGTGAGGATGGAATCTGGACTCGTGGAATTAACTCGGTTAAGAAGGTTCGGGAGTGGTCGGAGATTGTCGCCGGACCGAAGTGGAAGACGTTTATTCGGCGGTTTAATCGGAGTAATAATAAGAGTAGTTTGGGGAGTAGTAAGAGTTCGAAGTTTCAGTATGATCCGTTGAGTTATGCGCTAAATTTTGATGAAGGACCGGGAACGAATGGCGATTCGGATCAGGTTGATGATTATTTGTTTCGCAATTTCTCGTCGAGATATGCTAATGTGGTGAAAGGAGGATCGGTGGAGGATGTGAAGGATGCGAAGAATTTGATTTGA